The nucleotide window ACTCCTGCCTCCATGGTGACCCGAACCCATAACTTCGTACATAAGTAGTTGGTGCTCTAACCACGGATCAAGgacccttaacttaattataaGATCGAGTTCTCAAAATCATGATGAGATTTTTTAGGTTATAGATAAGAACAAAGATGAAGTATGTGAGACGACAATATCATCTTGGCATTGatcgaggtattttttattcAGCATGATCGATCTCCGCAGTATAGTTTAACCACCATATTATGAGATGATTTGTAGTACTATAGGAACCATTTCATGATAAATTTGAGATCTAGGGTTCTCATAATCATATGCGTCATCTTGTGATTTGAAATAGCAACAGATAAGATGATGAGTTGAGGACGTAGAGCTATGAGCCTACAGCAAGTAATTGTCGGGTGggtttgaaatgttgaatgcTACGTTAATCGACTTCTTAATTGCTAAATTACAAACGATTAAAACTAACATCAGGCTAGGATGGAAATAATGTCTCTTTAATTAACATAAACTAGCTGCCCACCTAATTACGTATGCTGAATTTACTGATTAATTAAGATTATTGGCTCCCGGGTAGATAGATTTATAGGTGATTAGGTGGCATACGTGTCACCTGAGTATAGTTACattcttacatttcattattttcttttagGGGAAATGCTCATTTATATAATTTTAActtaaaatttgcccacttgctgcactaacagttttttaaccccatttacccaaaacactctaagagattatttcccctttacccaattaattattttttcattctttttatttatttttgggacttttttgccctctccttctttctcacttagaaagaaaagtcatcctccaccttgctgtgctccggtgaccagtggccggccgcagACTCCGGCcaccggtgatcggaatcctgtgaccggaatccggcaaacGATGACCGGAATCTGGCCACGGGACTGTTAACCGGATTCAgacgtctgaatttattgctccctaataatacccagtaaccatattattaccccccattaatcatattattgccccccagtaaccatattactgcccctcaatactcatattattgcctcccaataatcatattattgcctcaaataatcatattattaccctccagtgaattgcataaactcccaaaaccaaaataaatacactacaagcacaattgatcaatttatatgcatattattgcctcccaatacccatattattgcctcccaatacttatattattgccttccaataatcttattattgccccgcaatagacatgaataactactcaataaaacttttttttccattcttctgccaaatttaccaaaaaaaaaaaaaaaaaatcaagccgGACTCAGAACCCGGACCCTGCGGCGACGACACCGACTGCATATCTCAAACCCCAGAACCCGGACGACATCCCGCACATAATCGAAACCCGAGAACCCGGACGACGCTTTCGGAATCAAAACGAAATCAAGCCGGACGCAGATCCCAACTCTGCTGCGACGACACCGACTGCAAATCCCAAACCCCAGAACCCGGACGACATCCCGCTCATAATCGAAACCCAAGAACTCGGCGGTGACGACGTTGCGGTTGCTGTAAGGGTTAATTGACTTCTCCGGCAGGTCAGTTTTGGTCTTGCTTGACTGTGAGTGAAGGAACGgcgaagagaaagaaagagaattttgtaatttattaattagtttgagggtaaaaatgtcacttgcatttaaattgggtagatgggagtaaaaaactcttagtggagcaagtgggcaatttttttgttataattgggtaagtggtcacagcccttttcttttaattactaGCTGAGTTTACCACTATTGGTTGATATACAAGACGTAAAGGTTTTTAACTTTGCAATTGGATCATTGAAATAGCAATGCGGTCAAAAATATTCAGTGGATGACATTGGTTATACATAAACAATGAATGGTTTGGACAATTAAATTACCTCACATAGCGACTGAAAGCAATTAGAGTAGGAGGTTATATGGATCTGATCTCtaatttatataaattaataataaacCATGTGCAGTATGAGAGGCTAGTAACAGGAGGGCTGTTACTGGAAGGAGCTATAGTAACCCTATGTTCTGGTGCGGGTTGGAGAAACCGTTGACGGCTAGCCGGCACTGGTGACCATTTTAATTGTTGTGAACTTGTGCAGGATAAAAGCAGAACCAAGTATTTTAATCACAACACTTTCCCGTTTACTTCTTCAATCAAATCGTGATGATGCCATGTTCGTTTTTTCTTCTCGGGCACGTACGTGAAGGAAACGGTAAATGCATGAGAGGGGATGGCAGGCCATTTGAATTATAAAACCTAAAATGAAGAATCTTCTCCAACAGACTTCGATTTAATATACAAGTCTGGCGATCGATCCAATCCACAAATTAAAAGTTGTTTAACATGCTTGCTGTCGTTCTATATAGTTTATAAACTTGTCATAAACTTCTCTTCTTAATTTTTAATCAGCAATTATATATAGCAACCGACTGATACACAATCTAGTTTTTCTTATGTCACTACCACCGCATGCCATTCATCAAAGTTGACATTAGGGTTTTCTTTATttccttttcatcatcttcttctagtTTTGTTTGGTTGTGATAGAATAAACTTGGAGTCTTCAAGTCTTAAAGTTGGTACTAGATTATTTAATGAAACTAGATTTCAATAATGCCATTGTTTTTAGCAGGCCGGAATTGCCTTAGATTTCAAATATTGACTACTATATTGTAACTTTGTAACCCAAATAGAGAAATTACACTAGTTCTATCTTGTATTCGTTTGCATCCAGAATTCTAGATCAGCATTGACATTTTGATGCCTTATACGactagggatgacaaaaatccccaGTGGGGTGAaactccattggatacccgcccctaatgggggaaGGAtttggggacaaatggggaatggggatggggattgctaatccccgctatctaagattgggaatggggatggggattgctaatccccgctatctaagattggaaATAGGGCGGGGAtagtattgtgatccccatccccaaacctgtcccaataatatatacatatatttaatttttatatattttaatattatatatatattaatttatattagttattttttataatataaatatacATTTACTAATTTATTTTAATGACTACAATTTTACAATATAAAAGGCACCATATAAACTCTAACTTCATAAACAACAACCCAACCGTTCCTATCATTCTCTCTAACCTTAACTGAAttattatttatgaatttaatcacgTTAGCTAGCTAGTTTTACCAACCCTATCGGATCGACTACCACTCCTCTTTTTCTCATTTCGTTCGCCACAGGTGTCACTCCTCCCGTCCTCCGTCCAAGGGGCGCACGACGGAGCCCATTATCATGGGGGAAAGGTGCATCCAAGACCTTAGTGGGTATAGCATTGTCGCTGCATCTGTCGTTAAAATACGAacccaactttttttttcttctccctgTTCAGTGCTGACCCCTGGTACAAGCCAATATTCCCTTCAGTCCTGTCCACGGCCGTAATTTTTCTTAGATCAACACCATCCTAGCTTGCCTCAATACATGATATCATTCATGATGCTGCTCGGCTTTTGTTCACAATcaaagaagaaaccagaaaggAGCCAATGGGTTGAGCTAGGGCGTAGAGCTATGAGAAATAATAGTTATTTTATAAGTTACAAATTATACTTGAATGTTCAAGTATACTTTGTATCTAAATTTATACAATTATACTTCATAATGTATCAAACTTTCAATAATTTAAAGATACAAGCTCGTGCACATGATAGGTCTAACTATTACAGCCGGAGAGGATAGAATGTCAAATTCATTCCTAGAAGAGTAGTTGAGATTCAAGTGTTGAAATTCAAGGAGGTACGAAAAGAACTTCTCCATTAAATCGTTATTTCGGATCTTCACTTATTCGAACGTTATTCTAGTAAATATAGATAATGAACAATCGCATGTAAAGTTAATTTGTTAAAGAAGCCAGCAAACCTCAAGAGCAATTAATGAGATTAACATAATTAGGCCGCTTGAAATGGTCATGACCacacaaaatgaaaattaattttGACCTTCCGCTCATCGTTGACTAATGAAACAAAAATGCAAACGTCGCAAACCCTAATCGAAATTTAACCTTCCGCGTGTACTCCTTTGACGGAAGAATCTACGAAACATGATGATGGAACCGGCCCAACCAGTAGTCAGGGGAGCCCAGCAGGAAAGGGACAAAACCACAAACTATAGTGATAGAAAATTTAGACATTGTAGAAAGCCAGCAACCATTCCTAGCTGAAACATAAAAGAGAACACAAACTATTGATCGAGGATACAATCACACAAATAACAGGGATCAAAACACAAGAAAATTTGATCGGCATTCTCCAGGACAAAATAAGTAATAGTCTCACTAAAAAAAGAGCAAACAAACGTTTCAATACTCTGGAGCAGCGTGAAATTAAGAGTACACATCTTATCTAATCTCTTTAGCACGAAGAAAAAGTGCTAGCTTCAGATTCTGCTCGGATTCAAAGTACACATCTTATCCAATCTCTTTATCACGAAGAAAAAGTGCTAGTTTCAGATTCTGCTCGGATTCAAAGGATTGAAGATAGTGTTGTTTTCACTTTAAGTTTACTTTGACCTTTTGCAACACAGTCCGTAGACTTCATAATCATACCCAAGCCTCTCAATTATCGACGAGTTGAAGAAGGACCATACAGTTTCAGAAAGCGATGGCAGATCGTCAGACCAACTCAACGGTGACTATACTTCACAACGCCGTCATCGTCACAGTGGACCCCGACGGCCGGGTCTTCCGCAACGGCGCCGTCGTCATCGAGCATGACTCTATCAGAGCCGTTGGTCAATCGTCGGCTATTCTTCACCAGTTCTCTGCTCAAGCCCATCAGCTTCTCGATCTCAACGGCCAAATCATACTTCCtggtatataatatatatatatatatatatatatatatatattttggttacATTCCTGgtattctttttatttctgcgattcaacttttatttttaatgttCGGAATTATGTGGAAAATATAGGATTCATCAACACACACGTACACACATCTCAACAACTAGCGAGGGGGATAGCCGATGACGTCGATTTGATGACGTGGCTGCACGAACGGATTTGGCCTTACGAATCCAACATGACTGAGGAAGATTCATACATTTCTACTCTGCTTTGTGGAATTGAGCTCATTCACTCTGGTgtaagttttttgttttctcaGACTTTGAAGTTTGGTTTTACTATAAAGTCATTGCTACCTTCACCAAATCTGTTTAACGAATCGACAGTATTTCATTTATTCGGATTTGGGAAGCATACACACACTGTCACACATAAACATCATGTGTATTTTTAGCAAAGCAAATTTGGTGACTAGGTGACTAGTGCAAACTACAATGCTGTATGTTACAGTTGATTGCTCTGATTGAATTAGGTAACTTGCTTTGCTGAAGCAGGAGGGCAACATGTGTCAGGAATGGCGAGGGCGGTTGAGTTATTGGGTATACGGGCATGTTTAGCCGAGTCCATCATGGACTCTGGCGACGGCCTGCCCACAACTTGGGCTGCTCGGAGTACTGATGATTGTATTCAGGTTGAGCATATGCTTCTTAAACTTGACTTCTTAAGCTAATGTACTTGGTTTTGGCTTGTTTTGTTTGCGCTGAATGTAGTGTCCTCATGTTCTCACACTTTTTAAGGGCAGTCTCAGAAAGAGCTTTACAAGAAGCACCATAATACAGGTGATGGGCGCATCAGAGTGTGGTTAGGAATTAGGCAGATCATGAATGCAACTGATGGTTTACTACTTGCAACAAGGGACATTGCCAAAAAACTCGAAACTGGAATCCACATGGTACTCATCTGTCTGTATTCTCAACTTTTCTACCAATCAGTCTTGTTTATGGACTTTAAGTTAGTAAGTAACTTGTCAGCTTTTCAATCTTTAGCATGTTGCAGAGATAGCATATGAGAATCAGTTTGTGACAAATACGCGAAAAGTTAACCATGGAACAGTCACACACTTGGAGCAGATAGATTTTCTCCATAACAATTTGCTAGCAGCTCATACAGTTTGGGTCAACGATTCTGAGGTGAACTGCTTATTCTAGTTCATTGTGAATTCATTGAATATATGTAAATCTTGCAGGGTTGTTCTTGCTTGTACTATCATTTATAAAAACGTAAAAGTAGGATGAAGCTGTGTGTTCATGATTAAACAATATCATAGCTTTCAAGCCTGCGGACATTTTGTATTTTATGTCATTACTTGTTCAAAAATAACTGGTTTGGTTTTTTCTGATTATTCATATATTTTaactgttttcttgttttttttttggtatggaAAATATTTGTTCAGATTGATTGTCTGTTTTAACTGGATCTTCAGATTGATTGTCTTTCAAGGGCTGAGGTAAAAGTATCTCACTGTCCTGCTGCTGCAATGCGAATGCTTGGATTTGCTCCTATTAGAGAGATGATTGGTGCTGGAATCTGTGTCTCCTTGGGAACAGATGGGGCCCCATCAAATAATAGAATGAGCTTAGGTTCAAATTCCTGGTTTTCCAGCGCATactatttttcatattttggTTTGTGGAATGGAAATTCATGCATCGATTTACTTCCTCGCAGTTGATGAGATGTACCTGGCCTCTCTGATTAACAAAGGACGGGAAGTTTACAAGAATGGAACCACTGATCCTACTGCTCTTCCTTCTGAAACAGTTCTCAAGATGGCGACTATAAATGGTGCAAAATCTGTACTCTGGGATAATGAAATAGGGTCCCTTGAAGTTGGGAAAAAGGTTTCAACTTTTTGGCTGAGATTATTTCCTCTCATTTTCTGCTTCATCTCTTTTGTTGTTAAAAGTTCTACTTTATTTTGTTATCTCCGGCCTATCAtccaaaaaaattattatgcATGCTTATCAGCTTGTTTCTTCCATGATGTGGTAGGCTGACCTGGTCGTTATCAATCCTTCCACTTGGACAATGATTCCTCTCCATGACTGGTAAGAAACCCTCCCCAACAGGATCATATGcagtacttttattcatttatgtcaagttttaaaaaaaaattatcctcAAAATTCGTATATGAAGAACTATAGTCTAGTTGGCTTGTTAGATTTCTTATCCAAGTTGCATGCTGTTAGTTTTTGTTGGATAAATTTTGTATGTCTACTATCCTAAGGACTTTGGACTTTCGATGCTTTACATTTTATGGTCATTAGTGAAGATTATACTTTACTAGCTAATACTTTTGTCTGTTCAATCAGTTGGAATATTTCCAATCTAATGTAGATGTGCTATTTCTGTATGTCGGTTCTCTTGCTTTTCTGAATATGCAGCATTTCGAGCCTTGTGTATTCTATGCGAACTGAAAATATCGTCTCTGTAATGTGCAATGGCAAGTGGATTATGCAGGATAAGAAGATTCTGAATGTGGATGAGGTATTCTCTCATACTGTAGATTACCGTGGATGTGCTCTGCTCTGTTGTTCCATTTTCCATGAATTGCTCCGCAAATTTTTCTATGCCAATGCCGTATATTAATTGCAACTAATGTCTGCCTCGTCCACCCAAGAGTTCACGGTTTACTTACTGGTGCGAATTGTGACTGGGCAGGAACACGTTATTTCAATGGCAAAGCAAGCTTCGGCAGAAATTGTAAAGAGAGCAGGCATCAAAATACCAGACAGGATGAACTTTGTTTGATGGCCGACTTACAAACGATTCCCTGCTTGTCTGGATCTCCTAAAAGAGCAAATCGTgccataaaaaagaaagaataagagACTACAACAgttgcagttgttggtgttATACTGTTATTAGCTACCAAAAGCCACCCAGAGCTAGTGACCGTTTGTTATTTACCTTCATTTTTATGGATGCGATGTAAAAATGTCACCTTTGTATCGTTGTAGTGAAAGCTATATCCACTTTTTAGTTGCAAAGTATACTTTCTGAGAGCAGTCGGACGACACAGATTTTTTGTGCAACTGTACTCTCAAAATATCAGGTCATAAATGTTCAAGCTGTCCTTAATATGGCCTTGTAAGGCCTACGGTTGCTACAGTTagtgttgttttgttttgattttgctttcCTTTTTGGGCTTTTGGCCTTGTCAGGCCACAAAAATGTGAGAATTGAAGGGAAGAAGGCAACATATTTTCTTGTTTGCTACTTCCTGCAAAATTGTGCGCCTGGATTGTAAAATCAACTATTTATTAACGTTAGTTTTAACTCTTATAAATGAGAGGTTATGTACCTTgtataataaaaaattacattGCAAAAGTTAACTTTACCACTTGTACAACAGAGACTTTAGATCTAGATCAAGCAAAAACCAAAGTAAATTGACTTGATGTTTGGTCAAAAATGTAAATTGATAGTTGCAAATTTGCCAGGGTCCACGTGGCCCACTAGGAACAATCCACAGAGATCCAGAACTTCTTTCCGTTTTAGTCCCACGCCTTCTCCCacaaggaaaaggaaacttCGGGATCCTTCGCGCTCCTTCTCGATGCCGATCCAACCCCTCCCTATAAATATCCAATTCCCACTTTCATTCCTCCATCAAATCAAAAAAATTCTCAAAAGCAAAATCTTTCATCATCTACTTCCAATTTTTTCGACAAATTCCCCAATCTACTTATCTATCATGGAATCCCCATTCTTCGGTAATCCCTGGTACGACTACACTCCCCGCTCTCACTATCGTTCACCGAGCATGAGAGAAGTCCCAATCCAAC belongs to Rosa chinensis cultivar Old Blush chromosome 4, RchiOBHm-V2, whole genome shotgun sequence and includes:
- the LOC112199839 gene encoding 5-methylthioadenosine/S-adenosylhomocysteine deaminase, whose protein sequence is MADRQTNSTVTILHNAVIVTVDPDGRVFRNGAVVIEHDSIRAVGQSSAILHQFSAQAHQLLDLNGQIILPGFINTHVHTSQQLARGIADDVDLMTWLHERIWPYESNMTEEDSYISTLLCGIELIHSGVTCFAEAGGQHVSGMARAVELLGIRACLAESIMDSGDGLPTTWAARSTDDCIQSQKELYKKHHNTGDGRIRVWLGIRQIMNATDGLLLATRDIAKKLETGIHMHVAEIAYENQFVTNTRKVNHGTVTHLEQIDFLHNNLLAAHTVWVNDSEIDCLSRAEVKVSHCPAAAMRMLGFAPIREMIGAGICVSLGTDGAPSNNRMSLVDEMYLASLINKGREVYKNGTTDPTALPSETVLKMATINGAKSVLWDNEIGSLEVGKKADLVVINPSTWTMIPLHDCISSLVYSMRTENIVSVMCNGKWIMQDKKILNVDEEHVISMAKQASAEIVKRAGIKIPDRMNFV